In one window of Schistocerca gregaria isolate iqSchGreg1 unplaced genomic scaffold, iqSchGreg1.2 ptg000691l, whole genome shotgun sequence DNA:
- the LOC126319898 gene encoding myosin-2 heavy chain, non muscle-like codes for MSMQANLSNYEKYLKYRRPGGFEFSYSGDKTYVWVPNKADEYVIGSVVSESDQGVVVSMPDGSECTLSKEQVEQLKVNPPKFDGVEDCSTIPYLSDASVLHNLRLRYDVDIVYTYSGLFLVALNPYKSIPIYTQEIINLYIGKGRADMAPHVFSSAETAYRYMLEQQKNQTMLITGESGAGKTENTKKVIQYLTAIAGHSGTLGQLENQLLEANPLLEAIGNAKTLKNNNSSRFGKFIKITFDKGGYISGASIVSYLLEKSRVVFQAPGERSFHIFYQVCKGLTPEQKKKWFVGPPESYKFLSGSGCVDVKDMDDAKEFKHTLEAMKILGFSENEIETLIKVIAGVLQLGNLEFLPENSGESSRIQNREPLNHACELLDVPVDVLEDGLLRPRIKAGKDLVSTVLNPEKASNSRDALCKVLYGRMFLWVVQKINQTLQVKPTHLSIGILDIAGFEIFKFNSFEQLCINYTNERLQQFFNNHMFTLEQEEYKREKLDWEMINFGIDSQITIDLIEKKPKGILALLDEESVFPSATDLTFIAKLNAAHAAKHPKYRKSKLGSSDLTFTVVHYAGDVEYDASMWLEKNKDPLQHDLEACFKDSKNLVIAAFVTQYSVDASTAEEVVAGRSSSRKKGSAFITVGSQYKEQLLELMDILGMTHPHFIRCILPNRQQIPGKIEAPIVLDQLRCNGVLEGIRISRKGFPNRLIYAEFLKRYHLLAPGLGKRAADPRQAVQSLVEVLVSKQLITDPDEYRMGTTKIFFRTGVIGRIERAREQRIAEFIPVIQAASRAYLARRYFSLLYQRKMALAVIQRNVHAWFEFKNWPWFKLYTKARPLLKRRNFEKELEEQQERIKRLEEANKGESQRCREVSDSLNALQMEYDKVKMRIGELEGAREKLEEEKQESDRARKILESKVEELKAMIEDREMSLEELDLTQENLTKKLHLLEKELDEEIAKTDQLTVEKKKNLIELEGLQSQLELVQEELSSLKRNNQRLEEELMEAVNNRDSEQNAKEQLQRLRKKLQDDLESLTEECQGMRQERQELQKSLMKAEQSVKDLKNALELESAGRESVEGQLRVSQGDLKELREELEKRGRAIQALEKGRRQLEMNLEQLQSQLEDEDKSYGELSKRARMKEEELAAVQDELNREIEERERMSMSQARLEKEIASLKAQLADALAQIARLEKAKAQLESMVEELRGKLEEGERVIARLTKEKRDLEGTLEGMVGQLEQQSRQQAALEKLKGKMESELKSLRQGLEGEKTARAGLERNLKKAQQELEALTQDLEAMERAKLAAERTKKEYDMVSSGMEEDLRALQEEKVGYERRLNQLGSELEELESQLEEVRGERDDLLSERVKSECRLDELQRALDGESNASARLDGMVKRLESELQEARDELESERKKSGQLQKMQKRGQSEVEELGQQVSALERSLGASEKQRKKQAQELKEARRSCTELQSALDMSNGELLVVRERLEESTRYGEKMGERVAALEGVKRQLEERLGEVEEEMRVMGLSNQKLQKAVKELERELKSALESSVEMQEVSLLRESLARSQSELEQQRGVMEKQRAEKQRMEEERSSMMRELEQLRASMEEEVRKCARKEREREALMEECEAAAREVEEQRAQSKKLLKKVEKLKREGGKSALSGAEVQGMRSELDGLRSELERERGQRALAEREMGALLKQVSELKAEKREVEEAREAGERQRRRVESELKKVRQELEGLEQQAAELKEKVSKRELERAEASRKLESECGLRAKYEAQCNALESEQRELKLRVEGMERVRGEAEARMRQVEKELAEWRSRAEDLGLEQERLRREAKVQGEESRRLRVEVDELKLERDEKERLWQRCQQELDSLNAQYEQDHRLRLQAQKELQISENQVKSYREELEQHRRQKSQHAKQLSDLRQELLECRGSNQELSSRLSSVQSEVESLQQSLASASKSLERESQNRQVVEEMKISLERELSQVRAQYDHVCQSLSAAERGRHDSEAEASALAEQVDSLKVQLAAANKAQSNLETDLATLNRKLTGVQSKSNQFQSELSRVEGDLKRTKARLQEYEETASSASVNCRMLEDQVAKLKEELISKEEALQSVRSDLEKERSKFLAFQEHARSMSSFFK; via the exons ATGTCCATGCAAGCCAATCTTTCGAATTACGAAAAGTACCTCAAGTACAGGCGCCCTGGAGGGTTCGAATTTTCTTATTCTGGTGACAAAAC CTATGTGTGGGTTCCAAATAAGGCAGACGAATACGTTATAGGGAGTGTAGTGTCGGAGAGCGACCAAGGAGTCGTAGTCTCTATGCCCGACGGGAGC GAATGCACCTTATCCAAAGAACAGGTAGAACAACTCAAGGTCAACCCTCCAAAGTTCGACGGAGTTGAAGATT GTTCAACAATACCGTATCTCTCTGATGCCTCGGTGTTGCATAATCTTCGCCTTCGATACGATGTCGATATCGTCTAC ACTTATTCAGGGTTGTTCTTAGTGGCACTGAATCCCTACAAGTCCATACCTATTTATACCCAAGAAATCATCAATCTTTACATAGGTAAGGGACGAGCGGATATGGCGCCTCACGTCTTTTCCTCCGCGGAAACTGCCTATCGGTACATGTTGGAGCAGCAAAAAAATCAAACGATGCTCATTACAGGAGAGTCTGGAGCTGGAAAAACAGAAAACACCAAAAAAGTGATTCAGTATTTGACTGCGATTGCCGGTCATTCCGGAACGCTGGGTCAACTCGAAAACCAGCTGTTGGAAGCAAACCCGTTATTGGAGGCTATCGGAAACGCAAAGACGCTGAAGAACAACAATTCTTCTCGATTTGGGAAGTTTATCAAAATTACCTTCGACAAGGGCGGTTACATTTCAGGAGCTTCTATTGTGAGTTACTTGCTCGAGAAGTCGCGCGTGGTGTTTCAGGCTCCCGGAGAGCGTTCCTTTCATATTTTTTACCAAGTCTGCAAAGGACTGACGCCGGAGCAAAAGAAGAAGTGGTTCGTTGGTCCCCCAGAGAGCTATAAGTTCCTTTCCGGATCCGGGTGTGTTGACGTCAAGGATATGGATGATGCCAAGGAGTTCAAGCACACACTGGAGGCGATGAAAATATTAGGCTTTAGTGAGAACGAGATTGAGACGCTGATCAAAGTGATTGCGGGTGTGCTTCAATTGGGGAATCTGGAGTTCTTGCCGGAAAATTCGGGCGAATCGTCGCGTATTCAGAACAGGGAGCCTTTGAATCACGCGTGTGAGTTATTGGATGTTCCGGTGGATGTGCTGGAAGACGGGTTGCTGCGTCCGAGAATCAAGGCTGGAAAAGACTTGGTGTCTACCGTTTTGAATCCAGAAAAGGCGTCGAATTCTCGCGACGCCCTGTGCAAAGTGCTGTACggtcgtatgtttttgtgggtggtcCAAAAGATAAATCAGACGTTGCAAGTGAAGCCGACGCATTTGAGCATTGGCATTTTGGACATTGCTggatttgaaatttttaagtttaaCAGTTTTGAACAGCTTTGCATCAACTACACGAACGAGAGGCTGCAACAGTTCTTCAACAATCACATGTTTACGTTGGAGCAGGAGGAGTACAAGCGCGAGAAGCTGGACTGGGAGATGATTAACTTTGGAATAGATTCTCAAATCACGATTGATTTGATTGAGAAAAAGCCCAAGGGCATTTTGGCGTTGTTGGACGAGGAGTCTGTGTTTCCGTCTGCCACGGACTTGACGTTTATTGCCAAGTTGAATGCGGCGCACGCTGCGAAGCATCCGAAGTACCGAAAGAGTAAGTTAGGGTCTTCTGACTTGACGTTTACGGTGGTTCACTATGCTGGAGACGTGGAATACGACGCGAGCATGTGGCTGGAGAAGAACAAGGATCCGTTGCAGCACGATTTGGAGGCGTGCTTTAAGGACAGTAAGAATTTGGTGATTGCTGCGTTCGTGACGCAGTATTCGGTGGACGCGTCGACGGCCGAAGAGGTGGTGGCGGGTCGATCGAGTTCTCGAAAGAAGGGTTCGGCGTTTATTACGGTGGGTTCGCAATACAAGGAACAGCTTTTGGAGCTGATGGACATCCTTGGGATGACTCACCCGCATTTCATTCGCTGCATTTTGCCGAATCGACAGCAGATACCTGGGAAGATTGAGGCGCCGATAGTGTTGGATCAGTTGCGATGCAACGGGGTTTTGGAGGGGATTCGAATATCTCGAAAGGGGTTTCCGAATCGCCTGATTTACGCGGAGTTTTTGAAGAGGTATCACTTGCTGGCGCCAGGTTTGGGGAAGAGGGCGGCTGATCCGAGACAGGCGGTGCAGTCGTTGGTTGAGGTGTTGGTGAGCAAGCAGTTGATTACGGATCCGGACGAGTACCGAATGGGTACGACTAagatttttttcagaactggagtgaTTGGGCGAATTGAGAGGGCGCGCGAGCAGCGCATTGCGGAGTTTATTCCGGTGATTCAGGCGGCGTCGAGGGCGTACTTGGCTCGAAGGTACTTCAGTTTGTTGTATCAGAGGAAGATGGCGTTGGCGGTGATACAGCGCAACGTGCACGCGTGGTTTGAGTTTAAGAACTGGCCTTGGTTCAAGTTGTACACGAAGGCGCGCCCGTTGTTGAAGCGTCGAAATTTCGAGAAGGAGTTGGAGGAGCAGCAGGAGAGGATTAAGAGGTTGGAGGAGGCGAACAAGGGGGAGTCGCAGAGGTGTCGGGAGGTGTCGGATTCGTTGAACGCGTTGCAGATGGAGTACGACAAGGTGAAGATGAGGATTGGGGAGTTGGAGGGGGCGAGGGAGAAGTTGGAGGAGGAGAAGCAGGAGAGCGATCGAGCGCGAAAGATTTTAGAGAGCAAGGTGGAGGAGTTGAAGGCGATGATTGAGGATCGCGAGATGTCGTTGGAGGAGTTGGACTTGACGCAGGAGAACTTGACGAAGAAGTTGCATTTGCTGGAGAAGGAGTTGGATGAGGAGATTGCGAAGACGGATCAGCTGAcggtggagaagaagaagaatttgattGAGTTGGAGGGTTTACAGAGTCAGTTGGAGTTGGTGCAGGAGGAGTTGTCTTCGTTGAAGCGGAACAACCAGAGGTTGGAGGAGGAGTTGATGGAGGCGGTGAACAATCGGGACAGCGAGCAGAACGCGAAGGAGCAGTTGCAGCGTTTGAGGAAGAAGTTGCAGGACGATTTGGAGTCGCTGACGGAGGAGTGCCAGGGGATGAGGCAGGAGAGGCAGGAGTTGCAGAAGAGTTTGATGAAGGCGGAGCAGAGCGTGAAGGATTTGAAGAACGCGTTGGAGTTGGAGAGTGCGGGGAGGGAGTCGGTGGAGGGGCAGTTGAGGGTGAGTCAGGGTGATTTGAAGGAGTTGAGAGAGGAGTTGGAGAAGAGGGGGCGAGCGATACAGGCGTTGGAGAAGGGGAGGAGGCAGTTGGAGATGAATTTGGAGCAGTTGCAGAGTCAGTTGGAGGACGAGGACAAGAGTTATGGCGAGTTATCGAAGAGGGCGAGGATGAAGGAGGAGGAGTTGGCGGCGGTGCAGGACGAGTTGAATCGAGagatagaggagagagagaggatgtCGATGTCGCAGGCGAGGTTGGAGAAGGAGATAGCGAGTTTGAAGGCGCAGTTGGCGGACGCGTTGGCGCAGATAGCGCGTTTGGAGAAGGCGAAGGCGCAGTTGGAGAGCATGGTGGAGGAGTTGAGGGGGAAgttggaggagggggagagggtgatTGCGAGGTTGACGAAGGAGAAGAGGGATTTGGAGGGGACGTTGGAGGGGATGGTGGGACAGTTGGAGCAGCAGTCGAGGCAGCAGGCGGCGTTGGAGAAGTTGAAGGGGAAGATGGAGTCGGAGTTGAAGTCGTTGAGACAGGGGTTGGAGGGTGAGAAGACGGCGAGAGCGGGTTTGGAGCGAAATTTGAAGAAGGCGCAGCAGGAGTTGGAGGCGTTGACGCAGGATTTGGAGGCGATGGAGAGGGCGAAGTTGGCGGCGGAGCGAACGAAGAAGGAGTACGACATGGTGTCTAGTGGGATGGAGGAGGATTTGAGGGCGTTGCAGGAGGAGAAGGTGGGGTACGAGAGGAGGTTGAACCAGTTGGGGTCGGAGTTGGAGGAGTTGGAGAGTCAGTTGGAggaggtgaggggggagagggacgatttgttgtcggaGAGGGTGAAGAGTGAGTGTCGTTTGGACGAGTTGCAGAGGGCGTTGGATGGGGAGAGCAACGCGAGCGCGAGGTTGGACGGGATGGTGAAGAGGTTGGAGTCGGAGTTGCAGGAGGCGAGGGACGAGTTGGAGAGCGAGAGGAAGAAGAGTGGTCAGTTGCAGAAGATGCAGAAGAGGGGTCAGTCGGAGGTGGAGGAGTTGGGGCAGCAGGTGTCGGCGTTGGAGAGGTCGTTGGGGGCGAGTGAGAAGCAGAGGAAGAAGCAGGCGCAGGAGTTGAAGGAGGCGAGGAGGAGTTGTACGGAGTTGCAGTCGGCGTTGGACATGTCGAACGGCGAGTTGTTGGTGGTGAGGGAGAGGTTGGAGGAGTCGACGAGGTATGGGGAGAAGATGGGGGAGAGGGTGGCGGCGTTGGAGGGGGTGAAGAGGCAGTTGGAGGAGAGGTTGGGCGAAGTGGAGGAGGAGATGAGGGTGATGGGGTTGTCGAATCAGAAGTTGCAGAAGGCGGTTAAGGAGTTGGAGAGGGAGTTGAAGTCGGCGTTGGAGTCGAGCGTGGAGATGCAGGAGGTGAGTTTGTTGAGGGAGAGTTTGGCTAGGAGTCAGAGCGAGTTGGAGCAGCAGAGGGGGGTGATGGAGAAGCAGAGGGCGGAGAAGCAGAGGATGGAGGAGGAGAGGTCGTCGATGATGAGGGAGTTGGAGCAGTTGAGGGCGTCGATGGAGGAGGAGGTTAGGAAGTGCGCGAGGAAGGAGAGGGAGCGAGAGGCGTTGATGGAGGAGTGCGAGGCGGCGGCGAGGGAGGTGGAGGAGCAGAGGGCGCAGAGCAAGAAGTTGTTGAAGAAGGTGGAGAAgttgaagagggagggagggaagtcgGCGTTGTCCGGGGCGGAGGTGCAGGGGATGAGGTCGGAGTTGGATGGGTTGAGAAGTGAGTTGGAGCGCGAGAGGGGTCAGAGGGCGTTGGCGGAGAGAGAGATGGGGGCGTTGTTGAAGCAGGTGTCGGAGTTGAAGGCGGAGAAGAGGGAGGTGGAGGAGGCGCGAGAGGCGGGAGAGAGGCAGAGGCGAAGGGTGGAGAGCGAGTTGAAGAAGGTGAGGCAGGAGTTGGAGGGTTTGGAGCAGCAGGCGGCGGAGTTGAAGGAGAAGGTGTCGAAGAGGGAGTTGGAGCGTGCGGAGGCGAGCCGGAAGTTGGAGTCGGAGTGTGGGTTGCGGGCGAAGTACGAGGCGCAGTGCAATGCGCTTGAGAGTGAGCAGCGCGAGCTGAAGTTGAGGGTTGAGGGGATGGAGAGGGTGAGAGGGGAGGCGGAGGCGAGGATGAGGCAGGTGGAGAAGGAGTTGGCGGAATGGAGGAGTCGAGCGGAGGACCTTGGTTTGGAGCAGGAGAGGTTGAGGAGGGAGGCGAAGGTGCAGGGGGAGGAGAGTCGAAGGTTGAGGGTGGAGGTGGACGAGTTGAAGTTGGAGAGGGACGAGAAAGAGCGTTTGTGGCAGAGGTGCCAGCAGGAGTTGGATTCGTTGAACGCGCAATACGAGCAGGACCACCGTCTGCGATTGCAGGCGCAGAAGGAGTTGCAGATATCGGAGAACCAGGTGAAGAGTTACCGAGAGGAGTTGGAGCAGCACCGAAGACAGAAGTCGCAGCACGCGAAGCAGCTGAGCGACCTTCGCCAAGAGTTATTGGAGTGCCGAGGTTCGAACCAGGAGTTGTCTTCTCGTTTATCGAGCGTGCAGTCGGAGGTCGAGAGTCTGCAGCAGTCGCTGGCGAGTGCGAGCAAGTCGCTTGAGCGCGAGTCTCAGAACCGCCAGGTGGTGGAGGAGATGAAGATTTCTTTGGAGCGCGAATTGTCGCAGGTTCGCGCCCAGTACGACCACGTTTGCCAGTCTTTGAGTGCCGCCGAGCGCGGCCGACACGACAGCGAGGCGGAGGCGTCCGCATTAGCCGAGCAGGTGGATAGCTTGAAGGTCCAGTTGGCTGCGGCGAACAAGGCGCAGTCCAACTTGGAGACGGACCTTGCGACGCTCAACCGCAAGCTGACTGGCGTTCAAAGCAAATCCAACCAGTTTCAGTCAGAGTTGTCGCGCGTCGAGGGAGACCTCAAGCGCACGAAGGCGCGTCTCCAAGAATACGAGGAGACTGCCTCGAGTGCGAGCGTCAACTGCCGCATGCTAGAGGATCAGGTCGCGAAATTGAAGGAAGAGCTCATCAGCAAGGAAGAAGCGCTGCAAAGCGTCCGATCTGACCTCGAAAAAGAAAGGTCCAAGTTCCTCGCCTTTCAAGAGCACGCTCGTTCCATGTCCAGCTTCTTCAAATAa
- the LOC126319900 gene encoding CUGBP Elav-like family member 1, giving the protein MDNASRSMTALSPSNAAETHRESTRNHNSRDVDSPKLFVGQIPPSCTEADLRELFSRYGRIHELVVFNDRIGNDSKAGYGFVSFVTRKEADNAISNLNERHMLPGSHHYMQVRYAEGENDRLEPKLFVGRLPRNTTDLDLRYLFEPFGNIKEIKILSNATDGSCRGCGFIRMTDRMAALEAIDKLNDKGKIHDQLITVSFAETSKEKQRRRRMQELSSHHHSISAPYGQSCHYPSYYSPGMVPINSINMAGGDAEAPKNLSSVLQSIESKLSLVQKQASIPHLAQLPSEPINYNVASYPHQYQWPTALPANPMLSMIPPQANQVQSLIQMNSLRPGAMPMVPNTHGIKQEGPVDANLFVLHLPKEWRNQELYAIFQPYGCILSANVYIDKVSGESKCFGFVSYDNVHSAQAAIAALNGLQISGKRLKVENKRAKNSSM; this is encoded by the exons ATGGACAATGCCTCGCGATCCATGACCGCTTTGTCTCCGTCCAATGCGGCCGAGACGCATCGAGAGAGCACGCGGAACCACAATTCGCGGGATGTGGACTCGCCGAAGCTGTTTGTGGGTCAAATTCCTCCGTCTTGTACCGAAGCGGATTTGCGTGAGCTCTTCTCGCGGTACGGCCGGATCCACGAGCTCGTGGTGTTCAACGACAGAATTGGCAACGACTCAAAAG CTGGCTACGGGTTTGTATCTTTCGTGACGAGAAAGGAAGCCGACAACGCGATATCGAACCTTAACGAGAGGCACATGCTGCCAGGG TCCCACCATTACATGCAAGTGCGTTATGCTGAAGGAGAAAACGATCGACTAGAACCTAAGCTCTTTGTAGGCCGCTTGCCCCGCAATACCACTGATTTAGATCTTCGATATttgtttgaaccatttggaaatattAAAGAAATCAAGATCCTTTCTAACGCTACCGATGGTTCTTGCCGCGGCTGTGGTTTCATTCGAATGACAGACAGGATGGCGGCACTCGAGGCCATTGATAAGCTGAACGACAAGGGCAAAATTCATGATCAGTTGATCACCGTTTCGTTCGCGGAAACCTCCAAGGAAaaacagagaagaagaagaatgcagGAGTTGAGTTCTCATCATCATTCCATTTCCGCGCCCTACGGCCAATCCTGCCATTATCCGTCTTATTATTCTCCTGGCATGGTCCCGATCAACTCGATCAACATGGCGGGTGGCGATGCCGAGGCTCCCAAGAACCTGAGTTCCGTTTTACAGTCCATCGAGTCCAAACTTTCTCTCGTTCAAAAGCAGGCCAGCATCCCTCACCTGGCCCAACTTCCGAGTGAGCCGATCAATTACAACGTCGCCTCTTACCCCCATCAGTATCAGTGGCCTACTGCACTGCCCGCCAATCCCATGCTCTCCATGATCCCGCCCCAGGCCAACCAAGTGCAGTCGCTCATCCAAATGAACTCTCTCCGCCCAGGCGCCATGCCCATGGTTCCCAACACTCACGGGATCAAGCAGGAGGGTCCCGTGGACGCCAACTTGTTCGTTCTCCACCTGCCAAAGGAATGGAGGAACCAAGAGTTGTACGCGATCTTTCAGCCGTATGGATGCATACTCAGCGCCAATGTGTACATCGACAAAGTCTCTGGCGAGAGCAAGTGCTTCGGATTTGTGTCTTACGACAACGTCCACTCCGCGCAAGCGGCTATCGCTGCTCTTAACGGACTTCAGATTTCCGGCAAGCGTCTTAAAGTCGAGAACAAGCGAGCAAAGAATAGCTCTATGTGA